The nucleotide window AttgtacatatataaatataataaaattaatttaaaaataaattttatttaaaagtggcgttttattaaaattttttctatccCTTTATTTTATCTCTATTCCTCTAACATTTTCACAATATTAATTGATGACACATAAGATATGTAATAATAATACAAAAAAGTATGacacaattataatttaattaatattgtaaaaattaaaagtcataattataaatgatataaatcaaaaccattttttttattatttactataattataaaattatatgcttaactttttataataaaaaaaattatgttaattGTTacgatttaattaatattaaaaaaactaaaaactataattataaattatataaatcaaTATCACAcagtaaaaaaattattataattaaaaataatattttaataccaAAACATCAAAAGAAGATGAAAAAGAATTTATACAATTATCACTAAAATGATCTTTATCTTGCGAGAATTTATTTCTATATATTGGTATCTCATTAATTATTTattctttatatttattttaatttatatttattttttattttattatattatatattttttcttattttttaagaaattcaatataaaaagttatatagccatattttaatttaattaaataatatattaataataattatacccTCGCAACATGGACAAAAACCTAGTTTAACATAAATACAGGTCCTTATATGCATTTAGCCATCATTTTTTCATCTATATATGACCATCTTGAAGGTGAGGCTTTGCATCATTACACTAGCAGCCTCAAAGGAAGCTAACAATACAACTATGGTTCCACCCACTTCTACCACCATAGCCACCACTATTGCTTCTTTAATCCTCTTTCTAGCTTCAAATTCTTACTCCTATCCACCCACTATAGAGGGGTTGAGCTACTCTTCTGTCCCAGCTTCTGATGTTGATCTTCTTGAATTTCCTCTCAATTTAGAGTACCTAGAGGCTGAGTTCTTTCTGCATGGCTCTATGGGTCATGGGTTGGATAGGTTTGCTCCAAATTTGACCCAGCAAGGTCCAGCACCACTTGGTGGTAGGAAGGCTAATCTTGATCCTTTCACTAAAGATGTCATCAAGCAATTTGCTTGGCAAGAAGTGGGACACTTGAGGTTTGGTGATCTTTCTttaggttttattttttatttttttgacttTGATTGATAACACTAACTTAAAactcattgatttttttttttttttaattttcttgtttGGGAATTGGAATGTAACTTTTCTGTACAAATCCAGGGCAATTAAGAATGCAGTAAAAGGATTCCCTAGGCCATTGCTGGATTTAAGGGCTGAAACATTTGCACAAGTTATAAACAATGCATTCGGACGACAACTATCTCCACCTTTTGACCCCTATGCCACTCCTCTCAACTTCCTTATTGCCTGCTATATGATTCCTTATGTTGGCCTCACGGGATATGTTGGAGCAAACCCAAaacttcaaggttctgcttcAAAGAAGGTATCAAGATTCCGGATGcttttaacagttcttttttactttttaattatggaaattgaATTGTGTTAATTAGAACCCACATGCCTCTGCCTGCAATCACTCACAATTGTAGCACCTGCTCAATTCTAAGTATATTGTGTTATGGctcatatatattaatataaataggCTATAATATTATCTTTTAGTAGTAAGAAAAGCAGACGACTGTCTATTTACTGAACCACCTAAAATTCTTATATTTGTTTTTTCTCTCTTTATTTTCTAATCTGTGCGTGTTGGTGGGTATTTTTCGCCAACACATTGATGGGTGCAATATATGTGGATGTTCAGCTTGTAGCAGGCCTTTTGGCAGTGGAATCAGGGCAAGATGCAGTTATCCGAGCATTGCTATACGAGAGGGTAAAGGAGAAGGTGCATCCATATAGGATAACAGTAGCCGAGTTCACGGATCGCATTTCAGAAATAAGGAATAAGCTAGGAAATGCTGGTCTGAAGGATGAAGGCCTTATAGTTCCTAAGTGCCAAGGAGCAGAAGGCAAAATCAGTGGCAATATACTTGCTGGAGACAACTATTCCTTAGGATTCGCAAGAACACCAGAGGAGATATTGAGAATTGTATATGGAGGAGGTGATGAACGTGTTCCTGGAGGTTTCTACCCACAGGGAGCTGATGGTCGTATTGCTAGATCTTACTTGCACAATTATGCCTAGCTATATTAGATGAAGATACTATACTATAGTCTGTGGATGCTTTTCTTGCAATTTATGTTGTTTtatgacaaaccaataaaatttTAGTTGCCTTTCTTGGGTTTCTGTGAACTGTGATTCCTGCTCTTGTCTCTGTTTGTGGGTGTTCAAAAGCTTAACGTGCGATTAAGCAATCTCTAACAATGCAGATTGCTTTCTGCTTGCTAACCACGACCTCTAGGAAGACTATGTagttaaacagaaccaaatggaatAATAGTTTTAATTCTGTTATAAAAAAAATgcaccaaaaaaaaaattaactaataacGCGTATGAGCCATGTTTGACATTGGGCTTAAGATATTTCATCTATGAAGATGTTTCAATGATCAAACAAATGAGAATTTTAGTTTTTTGAAATATCCAAACATCTGCATATCAATAGCTATTGATGAGTGTTTGTAAGCCATGGAAATTGCAAGACAAATTCCATTCAAGGGGAGAAACGACGCCTCCTAATCCTGCTATCTCTTGAATGAGTAAAACTCCGCATGTAATCGGATTTTGAGGTATCTACCTCTAAACTTGGACAAATCAACCTATAAATACAACAACCTCTTGCATGAAACTTTCGCTACTGGAGAAAACAAAGCAATTTAGCAATCACAAGGCCACAACTATGACATTGTCCACTTTTACCACCTTAGCCACTATTGTTGGCTCTCTGATCCTCCTCCTCCTCACTTCAATCTCTTATTCTTCTCAACTTGTCATTAGAAATGTTGTTGATGATGAGCACAAAATCTCCTGCTCCATCCCAGAAAAACGATATTGATCTTCTTGAATTTCCTCTAAATTTAGAGTATCTTGGGGCAGAGTTCTTTCTACATGCCTCATTGGGTCATGGCTTGGATAGATATGCTCCATCTTTAGCCTCAGAAGGTCCGCGCCGCCAGGGTGCTAAGAAGGCTAATCTTCATCTTTTCATTAGAGATGTTATGGAGCAATTCGCATGGCAAAATGTGGGATTTAGATTAATTTGAGTTATTCATTAAAATGCTATATAaaaagtattttattttgaattagttTGAGAGTTGCAAATTGTATGAGTCAAAATAATTACTTCTATTGAAAacaataaattttatcaatttaattttcgAATTTATTGAATCAACTCAAATAGTTAGTTTTGAGCCAGTTCATTCAAGTTATCAATGTTGATTCTCAATTAAAACGTTAATTTTGCATATCATTTCAGTTCAGATAATTTTGAATTCTGTGCAGATAAAACAGGCACTAAATCTATTAAGTTTGATCAGGTGAAAATTTGGTCACTCTGATTGCGCAATTGAATTGTAACGAGTAGTGTTGAATTGATGCAGGGGAATTAAGAAGACAGTAGAGGGATTTCCAAGGCCATTGTTAGATTTGAGGGCAGAATTATTTGCCAAAGTTGTGGACAAGGCATTTGGACGATCACTATCTCCACCTTTCGACCCTTATGCCTCTGAACTAAACTTCCTCATTGCTTCTAACATGATCCCCTATATTTGTCTCACAGGATACATTGGAACAAACCAAAGACTCGAAGGCTCTGCTTCCAAGCAGGTAAAATGCTCAATTCGTTCAACTGCTTACTCCTGTTACACTACaacttaaattttcaattttctggTTTGCGAAATTTACTATACCTTCTTATGTTTAGCTTGTCGCAGGACCTCTGGCAGTAAAGTCTGGGCAAGACGCAGTTATCCTAGGATTACTTTACCAGCGAGCATTCGAGAAGGTGCAGCCCTATGGTGGGATAACTTTAGCAGAGTTCACAGATTGCATTTCAGATCTAAGGTACAAGCTAGGACATAGAGCCCATATAGTTCCCCAGTACCAGGGGGCAGAAGGCAAAATTAGAGGTAATGTGCTTGTTGGAAACCAGTACTCGGTTGGGTTTGCAAGGTCACCAGGGGAGataatgagaattgtgtatgGGGGAGGTAACGAACATTATGCTGGAGGTTTCTTCCCTCATGGAGCTAATGGTCGCACTGCTAGATCTTATATTCGTTAGATCAAACATTTGCGGCTATACCAAGGCATTCCATGATAATGATGAGTGCTGTTGAGCGTTCCTATTGTTTGGACTTCATGATCTTTATAAagcaataaatttagcttcaataGAGTGACTGATTTTTGCtcatactttttttttattacaagttTGTGCATGCAAGCTAGGCTATTAGGTTTGTTCATAGGCTTAAATCTCCacgaaaaatataattaaaaggaAAGCAAAGAAAAGAGAGAATAACAACAATGAGCATCAAGGAGCATCTCTGCATACTGTGTACAAACAAACAAATATAATGTGTGTGTATCTTTATACGAATATGCAaattttgcaaagtgcatgaggcAAATACCCATAAATCCATGGATAGTACTATACAGATCTCACtttcaatcaatttaaaaaatcaaGTCTAACTAGCGCATAGGAGACTTGAGCTTATAGGTATGAAGCAGTCCTTGATTATTGTTCTTGCTGTTAAAGCAACCATGGTGGACATTAGGTGTGTTGTCAAACTGCATTATGTGGTGCAACATAGTGTAATATTATTAGATTAGTAATCTTGGCATTCCAAGACAACAAGTATTACATAATCGTCAATGAGTTGCTAGCCACGTACCTGATGATAGAAAAATTGCAGAGTCATCCTCTGTGCCATCTCAAGATGTTCGAGCACCAGCAAGAGATTGAATCTAACGACGATCCAAGAAAAGAAGTCATGAATATTCAATCAATGTGAAAACGCAGCTCATTTCGTTGATAGCAAGAAAACATATTTGTCTGTTGAAGTTCCCTTCCCTGAAACATTAAAATATGTGCATCTCATGCATGAGCTAGAATGTCATCCAGAATGTGAATTGGCCCCAGATGACCTAAGCTGTTAAACAAGCCCCGGACCAACACATTCCAAGTTGCTACATTGGGACAGATACCCTTATTTACCATCTTATCAAGAAACATGAAGGCTTCTTCTACCCCAATCTGATTACAGATCCCCCATAAAAGATTGGTGTACGCAACTATGTCTGGATACCACTCTCCTCCCGTACTTACTCTATCTATGAGCCGGATGGTAGTCTTAACCTTGCCTTGCTTACAGTAGGCATAAATTATTGTGTTGTATGTGATAGCACCAGGCTTCACACCTCTTACCAGCATTTTACCTAGCAGCTTCAAAGCCTCTTCAAACAATCCAGCATGGCAAAATCCACACAAGATGGTATTATAAGTCACTGAATTCAGTTCGATACTGTTATCTTCCATCTCGCTAACAAGTTTCAGAGCTTCTTTTATTCTGGTTGCTTTCAAAAGACCATCCAATAGTTCATTGTATGTTATGACACCAGGTGAACATCCATATTGCCCCATCTGATTGAACACTTCTATAGCCCATTCTACTCTTCCACTGCAacataaacctctgataaatgcatTGAATGTAGCCGTATTTGGAGGACAGTTATCAGTTATCATTTTCTCAATAAGACATTGAGCTTGGTTGAACATAGAATTCCTGCAAAGGGCGTCCACCATGCAAGTATACAATACAACATTAGGAGTGCAACCATTCAACATCATCTTGTTCCATGTCTCAGATGCACCAAACAAATCACCAGATTTTGCAAAACCATCAATAAGAGTACTATACGTGATTGTATTTGGGGAGTAGCCATTTCTCTCCATTTTACTGGAAACAGATAAAGcttcttccattttcccatgggAGCAGAGACCACGTATTAGAGTGTTATATGAAACAATATTGGGCTCAAATCCTTCTCGAATCATCAAGTTCCATATATTGAGTGCTTCATATACTCTTCTTCCCAAGAAATAGCCCTTCATCAAGGAAGTAAAGGTGTGAACATTGGGGCTACAACCTCTCACAAACATCTTTGCCCAAACTGCAAGAGCCAATTCAACATTTCCCATATCTGAAAGAGAATTGATTACGGTTGAGTAAGTAATGACATTGGCATCAATTCCCTTATCCGCCATTTGACTTAACAACCGAAATGCCTCCTTAATTTTGTATTCTCTGCAAAAACCATTTATCAAAGCATTGTAAACAGGGACAATAGGTTGAAATTTCATGGCAAGCTCCTTTGCCTCCTCCACCCTACCAAGCTTACACATAGAAGATATGACAGTTGTGCAGCTAACCACGTCTGGATTACATCCTTTATTGGACATTTCCACAAGCAACTTGCACGCCCCATCAACCCTATTGTTCTTGCATAAGGCTTTCAAAAGGATGTTATAAGTATAAACATTGGGTTCCATCCCATCTCTCTTCATGTTGCTATATATAGGATTGATCATTTGAAACCTATTCTCACTAAGCAACGCATCCAAAAGATGATTATATATCTTAACCGTAGGTTTGCACCCAAATTCCCCAATTCTATAGAACATTTTCAATGCTTGCTCAGCTAAACCCACTCCTCTATAAGTATTGATCACAGAGATAAATAAATCCTCACTACAGCTAATTCCTTCTAATTTCATTTGGTGAAGAAGGTATTGTACACCATCTACATCGCGTTGGGCACCAAGTTTTTCAATCATGGTTTGGTACGTTAATTGGCTATGTTGAAAAGCTTGTGAATTGGCTATTGACTTGAAGTAATCTAGAGCCAGTACAATGTTGGATTCACTTCTCAACCTCTTTAAAACATCAAATtctttgagatgggtttgatttTGCTCATTTTGGGGTTTACTGTTGGCATTGAGAATTGGATTTGTGTTTAAAACAAAGGGGATTGAAGGTTTGTGGACTTTTAACAACAAGGAACATCCTTTTTTCAGATACATTACAGAAATAAACCAATTTAACCATCAAATAACTAAAATCCTTGAAACCCTACTTAATCAGATTACTGATTTCCAAAAGGAAACATCTTTAAACCCATGAACAGACACACCACATACCTCCAGCCTCCGGGTCGCTTCAGCACTGCTGGAGATCCTCTTTTTCGACTCAGGCCAGTGGCAAGCCGTCACTTGGAAACTACAAATGCGCAGTCCAACGATGTCGTTTCAATATCCTCTAGCGTGCAAATCAAGGAGGGCAACGATTACCCAGCTTAATTAAATTTATCTAAAACTATACTTTTGTATTGTTTTATATTTGATACATaactaaaaattattaatatcaacttcaattcaataatatttaaagCTTCCACCAAAAAAatagtaattaaaatttaattaaatttatatttaaaatttaattaaatttatatttaaaatttaaaactttaatcataattatgaaattgagttaaAATGTGTTTGAACATTTTGAAGacgttatgtagttaaatttaaattttaaaaatattaagtttagtttattaaaaaaaattaattttagttaaaccaAATTGAATCACTGTTTactttcttaaaaatatttttatattttaatattgaaaaagttaagaaaataagttaatgaaaaatatttttttattaaaaaaattaaattattttttaaaaaattattaaaaattattttttattttttaaattttaataattttattaaaatataaaaatatttatatatagataatataaatacatattattaatttaatattacaatcaaataataataaatacttttttataaaaatttttatgaagaaaatattttttataagaaatatttttatatataaattattttttacgaaATAActaagtgtcacgacccaacctatgggccggaccggtactaggacctgggccagcctaaagctcccgaggcccgtagtaagcttaactgttcattaacccaactctaaggcccatttgggcccaatttcaagaaaacaaacggacagagtccggccataaaatggacttaccaacggggagttttcgactcacccgacctgtaaacacaatatatagtcaattggggagctcagctcaccctccacatactcatcaacataataataaatggaatctcagctccctcatccaatccatcaaacatgcatagcatattaagtttacaggtcccaaaataataatttagtttacagacccaaatcaaataacatttctaacacatgcggaaattctaagatttaacaagtttatacaaacagtaataattgacctgcgagggagaaaagcaggttaaccaaaataaaatcctcctgtgctttgaaaaatattgaacaggagtgagcgttcgactcagagagtaaaatatcaattttaaccataatctctataactatctagaactaatgcaccctgtataatgaaatgcaacatcaacaacattttcacatcataacatcaaaaaggtaatttggagcactcacacaccctgtagtatcaatcataacatatgggagctgatcccctatacagctctcttaaatccaacacagtgcgtgaattactcaagctcggacttccacttaataaccaaatcgagggtcccagcgaattactcaagccgtgactacccctcgaaggatcgggtcccagcgaattactcaagccgtgactgccccgtcctatccatagtccacaccacatcacacgcacgccaacgcacgcacactgctccaaattaccacaacaacatccatggcacatcaacagttatgaatgcaacataaatcgtgcctagagtttaactacataaatatatgcatataagtgatgcatgggcatgctgaacatataataatatcgaaattacaattaaaattaatattttactcacagacttgacgatggtcactgaggcggctgggcggaggaagaaggctgtcctggctcacctgacaattatattataattatttaatacaatctgactcaatacaaacaacggaaaagaccaatacgtcctaagtcgtgccgaaaatccggcagagtctcccctatatctaggacctacccaacctgcaaaagagctcaaaacacacttctatattcacaatccatatgcccacaactcaatcacatcacacagcccctcctgggcccatcaaatcagtcatccatcacaatacgcaaaatttcaatttagtccttattattgatcatttttgcaaaaactgcccaaacaagctctaaaaattataaaactttgccccgcggtccttagcaatattactaagctattgcaaaaagaatcgtaattttctaagctaccacgaatattttatggatttttaatcctatttaagaactagaaaattacgaaaaagtaaggttcgggtttacctttgccgattccgacttcgggaacgcgctcgggacgtctgacaatggggggctagccaaaaccttggtccaattcggagacttttccggtaacgggtctgtctggcccgaaatttgcagacccggtcaactgtcgaattttcgcgaatcgaggatacctacacgaagcccataacacaggggttagtacataaatttttcagaattttctaagctcattaaatgctcggaaaaacactgcgaagttccgtgggacccatcgaaaaacggtgtcgaaaaaattcgaaatttatgtcgttgcgaagctctcgacgaatggagcgtgctggtgacCTCGGTTttttcgtgggattcacgattttcgagaaatctagcccaaaaatcgaaatgggctaaaatcttcccaggcaaaaatcggacaaaccgcttgatggatttcggcgttcttggtgtctatggaaagctctcgccgagtagatgattttagacacaagacccggtccaattggtggccggatcggccggatttggccggggaagtcaAAGCGGCTGCAGGGGCGTTGCGCGTTTCGGCCGTTTAGGCGTGGCCCATTGGGAGGCGGCGGCGTACCGTGGTGAAAGGTGGTcggggtggggaggagagagaaatgagagagaaaagggagagagacgacgcgcgcggggaagaaaaagggaagaaggaaaaaggccggtccgattcggtctggttcgattcggccggttcgattcagaatacaaaattttgaatttttactctgcctcgggaccgaaaacgaggtccaaaaatttcgaaaaaaattccagaaaactcagaaaaatacatagactccaaatatatttttagttttgctacgtggtctttaaattaatttttaaaaatcattaaagtttattttttcggaaaatcgaacccgatttttaaaatccaaaaaatctcaaaaaaattcctaaaatttaaataaaattaaaatatcaaaaatgctcataaaattttaaaattttggggtgttacactaagAGTTTAAAATCAAATTAAGCATGAAATTTTTAATTGATTCTTATTGAATTTGTATTTAATAGTATTGTATTGGCTCTACTCTCCTGAATTCAGTCATATTCCAGTGGGAAGCgataaattttaaagtttaaaggaaatattattattttttaatttttatattttaataaaattaattattttattattttattttaaaaaacatattatttattgtttaatttttaattcgTGAATTATTTACTTCattatttgaaaataatttttttattaattaagttaattaaataataaagaatGGTTACACTAAAtagttaataatttaaaattttaaaaatttaaataattgtattatttaaattattaataatttatgaattaaaaataatgaaataagtaatatttttaaataattaatctaaatggttaattttattaaaattcaaagattaaatattaattttcactATTTTAAAAGTTGGAGTACTAATTTTCAAAAGTGAAAATTAAAGGTAAGTTATAATCTAGGT belongs to Hevea brasiliensis isolate MT/VB/25A 57/8 chromosome 4, ASM3005281v1, whole genome shotgun sequence and includes:
- the LOC110672948 gene encoding desiccation-related protein PCC13-62 is translated as MTILKVRLCIITLAASKEANNTTMVPPTSTTIATTIASLILFLASNSYSYPPTIEGLSYSSVPASDVDLLEFPLNLEYLEAEFFLHGSMGHGLDRFAPNLTQQGPAPLGGRKANLDPFTKDVIKQFAWQEVGHLRAIKNAVKGFPRPLLDLRAETFAQVINNAFGRQLSPPFDPYATPLNFLIACYMIPYVGLTGYVGANPKLQGSASKKLVAGLLAVESGQDAVIRALLYERVKEKVHPYRITVAEFTDRISEIRNKLGNAGLKDEGLIVPKCQGAEGKISGNILAGDNYSLGFARTPEEILRIVYGGGDERVPGGFYPQGADGRIARSYLHNYA
- the LOC110672997 gene encoding pentatricopeptide repeat-containing protein At3g48810, producing the protein MYLKKGCSLLLKVHKPSIPFVLNTNPILNANSKPQNEQNQTHLKEFDVLKRLRSESNIVLALDYFKSIANSQAFQHSQLTYQTMIEKLGAQRDVDGVQYLLHQMKLEGISCSEDLFISVINTYRGVGLAEQALKMFYRIGEFGCKPTVKIYNHLLDALLSENRFQMINPIYSNMKRDGMEPNVYTYNILLKALCKNNRVDGACKLLVEMSNKGCNPDVVSCTTVISSMCKLGRVEEAKELAMKFQPIVPVYNALINGFCREYKIKEAFRLLSQMADKGIDANVITYSTVINSLSDMGNVELALAVWAKMFVRGCSPNVHTFTSLMKGYFLGRRVYEALNIWNLMIREGFEPNIVSYNTLIRGLCSHGKMEEALSVSSKMERNGYSPNTITYSTLIDGFAKSGDLFGASETWNKMMLNGCTPNVVLYTCMVDALCRNSMFNQAQCLIEKMITDNCPPNTATFNAFIRGLCCSGRVEWAIEVFNQMGQYGCSPGVITYNELLDGLLKATRIKEALKLVSEMEDNSIELNSVTYNTILCGFCHAGLFEEALKLLGKMLVRGVKPGAITYNTIIYAYCKQGKVKTTIRLIDRVSTGGEWYPDIVAYTNLLWGICNQIGVEEAFMFLDKMVNKGICPNVATWNVLVRGLFNSLGHLGPIHILDDILAHA